The Aequorivita sublithincola DSM 14238 genome window below encodes:
- the rpiB gene encoding ribose 5-phosphate isomerase B produces MKISIGNDHAGTEYKFEIVSFLEKEGHIVTNHGTDSESSVDYPDFVHPVANDIESGKVDLGIIICGSGNGANMTANKHQKVRSALCWTKEITELARQHNDANVLSIPARFTSKPQAVEMVKTFLNTKFEGGRHQNRVEKIACS; encoded by the coding sequence ATGAAAATCTCTATAGGTAACGATCACGCAGGCACTGAATACAAATTTGAAATAGTTTCTTTTCTTGAAAAAGAAGGTCATATAGTTACTAATCACGGAACAGATAGTGAATCAAGTGTGGATTATCCAGATTTTGTACATCCTGTTGCAAACGATATTGAAAGTGGAAAGGTTGATCTTGGAATTATAATCTGCGGAAGTGGAAACGGTGCAAATATGACCGCCAACAAACACCAAAAGGTACGTTCTGCACTTTGCTGGACCAAAGAGATTACGGAGCTTGCGCGTCAACATAACGATGCAAATGTTTTAAGCATTCCAGCACGTTTTACCAGTAAACCACAAGCTGTTGAAATGGTAAAAACTTTTTTAAACACTAAATTTGAAGGTGGCCGTCACCAAAACCGAGTAGAAAAAATAGCTTGTTCATAG
- the rnpA gene encoding ribonuclease P protein component: MIRDESEWRAINRAPTTYMNQKFPKTQKLKSSKTIENLFLEAKTYSKFPIKIFFLPKENLETNLAAFAVPKRNFKSAVDRNRIKRQLREAYRLNKHILEENHGKKFVMLFLYLGKVKPQYAELEKAMVKLLKKLYDEMSQDKS; the protein is encoded by the coding sequence ATGATACGCGATGAATCGGAATGGCGCGCGATAAATCGCGCGCCTACAACATATATGAACCAAAAATTCCCAAAAACCCAAAAACTAAAAAGCTCCAAAACAATAGAAAATTTGTTTTTGGAAGCGAAAACGTATTCCAAATTTCCAATTAAAATCTTCTTTCTTCCGAAGGAAAACCTAGAAACAAACCTCGCTGCTTTCGCAGTTCCAAAGCGGAATTTCAAATCTGCCGTGGACCGAAATCGTATTAAACGTCAACTCCGTGAAGCATATAGACTCAACAAACATATATTAGAAGAAAATCACGGCAAGAAATTTGTAATGCTATTTCTCTATTTAGGAAAAGTAAAACCACAGTACGCCGAGTTAGAAAAAGCAATGGTAAAACTGCTTAAAAAATTATACGATGAAATGAGCCAAGACAAAAGTTGA
- the bla gene encoding class A beta-lactamase, which translates to MKFLLIPIATILLSLNSCISKTNRSTVQSILQSKIETIISAKKGTIGVSIIGPKTSDNVSINGEEMFPMLSTFKFPIALMVLHKVEVRELSMQQQVFIKKEELLQNTWSPFREKYPEGNISISLEEGINWMVNYSDNNITDILLRLIGGTDQVEKFLNNKIFIIKNNEDDMHKDWESQFINKATPSAFTELLKNFSEEKILNKENTAWLYQAMVGSRTGVNRLKGKLPNVEIAQRAGTSFTNDEGITGAINNVGIIELPNKHKIFIAVFIHNTSEEFEKAEEIIADIAKATYDYYIEK; encoded by the coding sequence ATGAAGTTTTTATTAATTCCAATAGCTACAATCCTATTATCGCTCAATTCCTGTATCTCAAAAACCAACAGGAGTACTGTTCAAAGTATTCTTCAAAGCAAAATAGAAACTATTATTTCAGCTAAAAAAGGAACTATTGGGGTTTCCATTATTGGTCCTAAAACCTCGGATAATGTATCAATTAATGGAGAAGAAATGTTTCCAATGTTGAGCACATTTAAATTTCCCATAGCATTAATGGTTTTGCATAAAGTGGAAGTTCGAGAACTTTCAATGCAGCAACAGGTATTCATAAAAAAAGAAGAATTGTTGCAAAACACTTGGAGCCCGTTTAGAGAAAAATATCCTGAGGGTAACATTTCCATTTCGTTAGAAGAAGGCATCAATTGGATGGTTAATTATAGCGACAATAATATTACTGATATTTTACTGCGATTGATAGGAGGAACTGATCAAGTAGAAAAATTCTTAAACAACAAAATTTTCATCATCAAAAATAATGAAGATGATATGCACAAAGATTGGGAGTCACAATTCATCAACAAAGCAACACCAAGCGCTTTTACTGAACTTTTGAAAAACTTTTCGGAAGAGAAAATTCTGAACAAAGAAAACACAGCATGGCTGTATCAAGCTATGGTAGGCAGTAGAACAGGCGTAAACCGACTAAAAGGAAAACTCCCTAATGTAGAAATTGCCCAAAGAGCAGGAACATCTTTTACGAATGACGAAGGAATTACTGGAGCAATAAACAATGTTGGTATTATAGAACTGCCCAACAAGCACAAAATTTTTATTGCAGTTTTCATTCATAACACTTCGGAAGAATTCGAAAAAGCAGAAGAAATTATTGCAGATATAGCAAAAGCTACTTATGATTATTATATAGAAAAATAA
- a CDS encoding transposase, with amino-acid sequence MKHKDGSFRLKNWDYSSMGLYFLTICTKDKEHFFGSIENEKMILNEIGEIFKMNWMEIEKQFPNIETADFVIMPNHLHCILIIDGIVPVKIIGDEGRAINRAATDVDLNSVIYQKTGGITGNKNLMLHQNVSTAVRWFKGKTTFDSRKVDSKFGWQPRFYDHIIRNQRSLIKIQDYIHNNPKMWNRDRNNEEGLKM; translated from the coding sequence ATGAAACACAAAGATGGTTCATTCAGATTAAAAAATTGGGATTATTCGAGTATGGGATTGTATTTTTTGACAATTTGTACGAAGGATAAAGAACATTTCTTTGGTAGTATTGAAAATGAAAAGATGATTTTAAATGAAATTGGTGAAATCTTTAAAATGAATTGGATGGAAATTGAAAAACAATTTCCAAATATTGAAACAGCCGATTTTGTAATAATGCCAAATCATTTACATTGTATTTTGATAATTGATGGTATTGTTCCTGTGAAAATTATTGGTGACGAAGGGCGCGCGATAAATCGCGCGGCTACGGATGTTGATTTGAATTCCGTCATTTATCAAAAAACAGGCGGTATTACGGGAAATAAAAACCTTATGTTGCATCAAAATGTTTCAACTGCGGTTCGTTGGTTTAAAGGAAAAACAACCTTTGATAGTAGAAAGGTCGATTCTAAATTTGGTTGGCAACCACGATTTTATGACCACATTATTCGTAATCAAAGATCATTAATCAAAATTCAAGATTATATTCACAATAACCCTAAAATGTGGAACAGGGACAGGAATAATGAAGAAGGATTAAAAATGTAG
- a CDS encoding M1 family metallopeptidase: protein MKHFLIGLFLTVSFFSAFAQNNTSYWQQEVDYKIDVQMDVKKNQYKGTQELKYTNHSPDTLNKVFYHLYFNAFQPGSEMDVRSRTIADPDGRVMDRISKLSPSEIGYIKPSLFTQDGAAAKYVIKGTVMEVMLNEPILPGESTNFNMNWDAQVPLQIRRSGRDNADGVAYTMTQWYPKIAEYDFEGWHADPYIGREFYSVWGDYDVTITIDAAFTIGGSGYLQNPASVGHGYTVPGQKPMHPVNGKYTWHFLAPDVHDFAWAADDDYIHDTYPGPNGVTLHFFYKNDPEITENWKNLQPKTAALMEFFNENVGQYPYEQYSVIQGGDGGMEYAMCTMITGDRNFGSLVGVTAHELAHSWFQFVLATNESKHEWMDEGFTSYISNEAMNYVMDEKKPNPHSGSYRSYLSMANSGNEQPQTTHADRYATNRAFSVNAYSKGDVFLAQLGYVVGPENLSKILKRYYSDFKFKHPTPNDFIRTAEKVSSFELDWYLTDWTQTTNKIDYSIKTVENEGKNTKITLERIGLMPMPIDLYVTYEDGSQELFYIPLRMMWGEKPNPFTELKRTVLEDWPWAYPTYSFEIKNGKKVKNMMIDATQRMADVNIEDNIWEAK, encoded by the coding sequence ATGAAGCATTTTTTAATAGGATTATTTTTAACCGTTTCTTTCTTTTCGGCTTTTGCGCAAAACAATACTAGTTATTGGCAGCAGGAAGTTGATTATAAAATAGACGTTCAGATGGACGTGAAAAAAAATCAATATAAAGGAACCCAGGAGCTTAAATACACAAACCATTCTCCAGATACTTTAAACAAAGTTTTCTATCATCTTTACTTCAACGCTTTTCAACCAGGAAGCGAAATGGACGTTCGTTCCAGAACCATCGCAGATCCTGATGGTCGAGTGATGGATAGGATTTCAAAATTATCTCCTTCGGAAATTGGATATATAAAACCAAGTCTATTCACACAAGATGGTGCAGCTGCGAAGTATGTAATTAAAGGAACCGTGATGGAAGTAATGCTAAACGAGCCAATTCTTCCGGGAGAAAGCACCAATTTTAATATGAACTGGGACGCACAAGTACCACTACAAATCCGTCGTTCGGGAAGAGACAATGCAGATGGCGTGGCTTATACAATGACGCAATGGTACCCAAAAATTGCCGAATATGATTTTGAAGGCTGGCACGCAGATCCTTACATTGGTCGCGAATTTTACAGCGTTTGGGGCGATTATGATGTTACAATAACGATTGATGCAGCTTTTACAATTGGCGGAAGCGGCTATCTTCAAAATCCGGCTTCTGTAGGTCACGGTTATACCGTTCCTGGCCAAAAACCAATGCATCCGGTTAATGGAAAATATACTTGGCACTTTCTAGCGCCAGATGTTCACGATTTTGCATGGGCTGCAGACGATGATTATATTCACGATACTTACCCAGGTCCTAATGGTGTAACGCTTCATTTCTTCTATAAAAACGATCCAGAAATAACTGAAAATTGGAAAAACCTACAGCCAAAAACTGCTGCGTTGATGGAATTTTTCAACGAAAATGTAGGCCAGTATCCTTACGAACAATATTCCGTAATTCAAGGTGGTGATGGCGGAATGGAATATGCTATGTGCACTATGATTACTGGTGATCGCAATTTTGGAAGTTTGGTTGGCGTAACAGCTCACGAACTTGCACATTCATGGTTCCAATTCGTTTTGGCGACTAATGAAAGCAAACATGAATGGATGGACGAAGGTTTTACTTCCTATATTTCTAACGAAGCGATGAATTATGTGATGGATGAGAAAAAACCAAATCCACATTCAGGTTCATACAGAAGCTACCTTTCTATGGCTAATAGTGGCAATGAACAACCACAGACTACCCACGCAGATCGTTATGCAACCAACAGAGCGTTTAGTGTAAATGCTTATAGTAAAGGCGATGTATTTTTAGCGCAGTTAGGTTACGTTGTTGGTCCAGAAAACCTTTCAAAAATATTGAAACGTTATTATTCAGATTTTAAGTTTAAACATCCAACGCCAAATGATTTTATTCGCACTGCGGAAAAGGTTTCGAGCTTTGAATTGGATTGGTATTTAACGGATTGGACACAAACCACAAATAAAATTGACTATTCAATTAAAACAGTTGAAAACGAAGGTAAAAACACAAAAATCACTTTAGAACGAATTGGCCTAATGCCAATGCCAATAGACCTTTACGTTACTTATGAAGATGGATCGCAGGAATTGTTCTACATTCCGCTACGAATGATGTGGGGCGAAAAACCAAATCCGTTTACAGAACTAAAACGAACTGTATTAGAAGATTGGCCGTGGGCATATCCAACATATTCTTTTGAAATAAAGAACGGTAAAAAAGTAAAAAATATGATGATAGACGCCACGCAGCGAATGGCAGATGTAAATATTGAAGATAATATTTGGGAGGCGAAATAA
- a CDS encoding DUF4349 domain-containing protein, whose translation MKIVSALLLVFLMGCSNGSSNKNYAADSSMAGMEIAEEAKISQIAPSSSPVEQEQKIIKTAHLAFETKDVEATHKKILQLASQYKGLVQSDNSGKDYNRIFKNVTVRIPSENFQQFVDGISEGVAYFDQKDISRQDVSEEFVDLEARLKAKRVLEERYLELLKKANNVKEMLEIELELSNIREEIEAKQGRLQYLQSQVSMSTVNVQFYKTTAETGITQSYGQKMKNAFQGGWNGISVFFLGVLYLWPLFLVAIIIIVVIRIFMKSRKKKH comes from the coding sequence ATGAAAATAGTTAGCGCCTTACTTTTAGTGTTCCTTATGGGATGTTCCAACGGAAGTTCCAACAAAAATTATGCAGCAGATTCTTCAATGGCAGGAATGGAAATTGCCGAAGAAGCTAAAATAAGCCAAATTGCTCCATCTTCTTCACCAGTAGAACAGGAACAAAAGATCATCAAAACCGCCCATTTGGCTTTTGAAACAAAAGACGTGGAAGCCACGCACAAAAAAATCCTTCAGCTTGCCTCCCAATACAAAGGTTTGGTGCAAAGCGACAATAGTGGAAAAGACTACAACCGAATTTTTAAAAATGTGACAGTTCGAATTCCTTCAGAAAACTTCCAACAGTTTGTTGATGGAATTTCAGAAGGCGTTGCTTATTTTGATCAAAAAGATATTTCAAGACAAGATGTTTCCGAAGAATTTGTAGATCTGGAAGCACGTTTAAAAGCAAAACGAGTTTTAGAAGAGCGTTATCTAGAATTGCTGAAAAAAGCAAACAATGTAAAAGAAATGCTGGAAATTGAACTGGAACTCTCAAACATTCGTGAAGAAATTGAAGCAAAACAAGGGCGTTTACAGTATTTGCAAAGTCAAGTTTCAATGAGCACGGTGAATGTTCAATTCTATAAAACTACTGCAGAAACAGGCATCACCCAATCTTACGGACAAAAAATGAAAAACGCATTTCAAGGTGGTTGGAACGGCATTTCGGTATTTTTCTTAGGGGTTTTATACCTTTGGCCTTTGTTCCTCGTTGCAATCATTATAATTGTTGTTATTCGTATATTTATGAAGAGCAGAAAGAAGAAGCATTAA
- a CDS encoding GNAT family N-acetyltransferase has protein sequence MEIEVKNFEELSNKQLYELLQLRSEVFVVEQDCIYQDVDGKDERAIHVLGMEDGKLVAYARCFQAGDYFDEASIGRVLVRENYRKLGYGHEITKASIKAIKTKYKADKIKISAQTYLVIFYESHGFKTKGDRYLEDGIPHIAMVRA, from the coding sequence ATGGAAATTGAAGTAAAGAATTTTGAAGAATTAAGTAATAAACAACTTTATGAGCTTTTGCAATTACGCAGTGAAGTTTTTGTAGTAGAGCAAGACTGCATCTATCAAGATGTTGATGGAAAAGATGAACGCGCCATTCATGTTTTGGGCATGGAAGATGGAAAATTGGTTGCCTACGCTCGCTGTTTTCAAGCTGGAGATTATTTTGATGAAGCTTCCATAGGCAGAGTTTTAGTACGCGAAAACTACAGAAAATTAGGTTATGGCCACGAAATAACCAAAGCGTCCATAAAAGCGATTAAAACAAAATATAAAGCCGATAAAATAAAGATATCGGCTCAAACATATTTAGTTATATTTTACGAAAGCCACGGATTTAAAACCAAAGGCGATCGCTATCTAGAAGATGGTATTCCACACATTGCGATGGTTAGAGCTTAA
- a CDS encoding DUF2007 domain-containing protein translates to MKNFKTIAIFSYPAEYAVLRLLFDQEEIRYFFQNETMISVFPFYSNAIGGIRLQVHIDDIEEAEEIIKNLNNPSNLKIV, encoded by the coding sequence ATGAAGAACTTTAAAACCATTGCTATATTTTCTTATCCTGCAGAATATGCGGTGCTTCGGCTTTTGTTTGATCAAGAGGAAATTCGTTATTTCTTTCAGAATGAAACCATGATTAGTGTTTTTCCTTTCTATTCCAACGCTATTGGTGGGATTAGACTTCAAGTTCATATTGACGACATTGAAGAAGCTGAAGAAATTATCAAAAATCTGAATAATCCTTCAAATTTAAAAATTGTTTAA
- a CDS encoding S41 family peptidase: MKKRILVPIIAVGIFFTTVSFKSDFFEIAKQIEIFTTLFKELNMNYVDEVTPATLMDKAIKGMLEDLDPYTVYWNEQQVEDARINNSGVYTGIGASARTEKDKIIIVEPYKDYPADKAGLKAGDEIVKIGDINLANMQDDAGELLKGAPGSKVEVTFKRQGKTETATITRGEVELKAVPFYKLINNDVGYIVLSQFNRKTTTETKAALVDLKSQGATKIILDLRGNPGGLLNEAINIVNLFVNKGEVITTTKSVIEKYNQVYKTKSEPVDTEIPLVVLVNGRSASASEIVSGGLQDLDRAVIVGARSFGKGLVQRPKKLTYGTQLKVTISRYYTPSGRCIQALDYWHRDENGDAVRKDAKEYNAFKTKGGRTVYDGGGILPDVQLESGVYSPITTALLKDNAIFDYATKYYYSHQLTDWKSFKFGEADFQDFLKFLKDNNFEYETETEKKFAEGLKTAEDDDLNKEISASYAQLMKSIDGAKDKAIFDKKVEIESLLMDEILKRYFYREGLYNYQIEHNPEILEAVAVLNDAGRYRKILK; encoded by the coding sequence ATGAAAAAAAGAATCCTAGTACCCATCATAGCCGTCGGTATATTTTTTACCACAGTAAGTTTCAAAAGTGATTTTTTCGAAATTGCGAAACAGATTGAAATCTTCACCACACTTTTCAAGGAATTGAATATGAATTATGTGGATGAAGTAACGCCGGCAACCCTTATGGATAAGGCCATAAAAGGAATGTTGGAAGATTTGGATCCATATACCGTTTATTGGAATGAGCAGCAAGTAGAAGACGCCCGTATTAACAATTCTGGTGTTTACACAGGAATTGGAGCTTCCGCCAGAACCGAAAAGGACAAAATAATTATCGTTGAACCCTACAAAGATTATCCAGCTGACAAAGCGGGTTTAAAAGCCGGTGACGAAATCGTAAAAATTGGAGACATCAATCTCGCCAATATGCAGGACGATGCGGGTGAATTGCTGAAGGGTGCTCCAGGATCAAAAGTAGAAGTAACTTTCAAAAGACAGGGAAAAACCGAAACCGCGACCATCACTCGTGGCGAGGTGGAGCTTAAAGCGGTTCCTTTTTATAAATTGATAAACAATGATGTTGGGTATATTGTTCTTTCGCAGTTCAACAGAAAAACTACTACTGAAACCAAAGCTGCTTTGGTTGATTTGAAATCCCAAGGCGCAACTAAAATCATTTTAGATTTACGCGGAAATCCAGGCGGACTCTTAAATGAAGCCATAAACATCGTGAATTTATTCGTGAATAAAGGCGAAGTAATCACAACCACAAAATCTGTAATTGAAAAATACAATCAAGTTTACAAAACTAAAAGCGAACCAGTTGATACTGAAATTCCATTGGTGGTTTTGGTGAACGGAAGAAGCGCCTCAGCTAGCGAAATTGTTTCTGGCGGACTTCAGGATTTGGACCGTGCTGTGATTGTTGGCGCGCGCAGTTTCGGAAAAGGACTCGTTCAGCGTCCTAAAAAATTGACTTATGGAACTCAATTGAAAGTAACAATTTCCCGCTATTACACCCCAAGTGGTCGTTGCATACAAGCGTTAGATTACTGGCACCGCGATGAAAATGGAGATGCAGTTCGGAAAGATGCCAAAGAATACAACGCTTTTAAAACCAAAGGAGGAAGAACGGTTTATGATGGTGGCGGAATTTTGCCAGATGTACAGTTAGAATCTGGCGTTTACAGCCCGATTACAACTGCTTTGCTAAAAGACAACGCCATTTTTGACTATGCCACAAAATATTATTACAGCCATCAATTAACTGATTGGAAAAGCTTCAAATTCGGGGAAGCAGATTTTCAGGATTTTCTGAAATTCTTAAAAGACAACAACTTTGAATACGAAACCGAAACCGAAAAGAAGTTTGCAGAAGGTTTAAAAACGGCTGAAGATGATGATTTAAATAAAGAGATTTCTGCAAGCTACGCACAGTTAATGAAATCAATTGACGGCGCAAAAGACAAAGCCATCTTCGATAAAAAAGTAGAAATAGAATCTTTGTTGATGGATGAAATTTTGAAGCGTTATTTTTATCGCGAAGGTTTGTACAATTACCAAATTGAGCATAATCCAGAGATTTTAGAAGCGGTTGCGGTTTTGAATGATGCTGGACGGTATAGGAAGATTTTGAAATAA
- the rnr gene encoding ribonuclease R, whose protein sequence is MPKNKRKKKNNKIENLSQTILNILRKDHSQAFNYKQIAAKLQLDDPSSRNQIVKKLKDLQGKGTIQEIERGKYILTPSQNYYTGKVDIAGRGQGYIIVEDLEEDIYVKNNNLNKALNGDIVEVYVFKRKKGGKTEGEVTKIIERKRTEFVGTIQVQDNFAFVDVTDYKMYTDIFVPKNKINGAKNGEIVLVAMEDWPEKADSPFGSVIKVLGMPGEHNTEIHAILAQYGLPYEFPPEVEAYANKIDTSIKASEIKKRRDMRKSLTFTIDPKDAKDFDDALSFEKLDNGNYEIGIHIADVSHYVTPGNELDDEAYERATSVYLVDRVVPMLPEILSNNACSLRPNEEKYTFSAVFEMNQKAEVVKQWFGKTVTYSDARFAYEEAQHVIENPKEETHIIPSNISITDKQYTVKPEIAEAILEMDRLAKTLRTKRMRAGAISFDKVEVKFILDEQSNPEGVYFKESKDANKMIEEFMLLANRSVAEFIGKQQPKKTFVYRVHDEPDDEKIAALENIIKRFGYKLNTKDRHTTATSMNKLLKDVQGKKEQNLIDTLTIRSMSKAMYTTHNIGHYGLAFDYYTHFTSPIRRYPDVMVHRLLQHYLENGKSAKEEEYEEKCGHSSDMESLATNAERDSIKYMQVKYMQDHKDEEFLGVISGVTEWGVYIEIIANKCEGMVRLQDMSDDRYEFDREEFAVIGQRTNKVYQLGDEVYVKVKNADLVKKHLDFTMLGHEKDYKN, encoded by the coding sequence ATGCCAAAAAATAAAAGAAAAAAGAAAAACAATAAAATTGAAAATCTTTCCCAAACAATTCTGAATATTCTTCGGAAAGATCATTCACAAGCTTTCAACTACAAACAAATTGCCGCAAAACTCCAACTGGACGATCCCAGCAGCAGAAATCAAATAGTAAAAAAACTTAAAGATTTACAAGGAAAAGGAACCATTCAAGAAATTGAACGCGGTAAATATATACTTACTCCTTCACAAAACTATTATACCGGAAAGGTAGATATAGCAGGCCGCGGCCAAGGTTATATTATTGTTGAGGATTTAGAAGAAGATATTTATGTAAAAAACAACAATCTAAACAAAGCGCTAAATGGCGATATTGTTGAAGTTTATGTTTTTAAACGCAAAAAAGGTGGAAAAACTGAAGGTGAAGTAACCAAAATAATAGAACGAAAAAGAACCGAGTTTGTTGGTACAATACAAGTGCAGGATAACTTTGCTTTTGTAGATGTTACAGATTATAAAATGTACACAGATATTTTTGTTCCGAAGAATAAAATAAACGGAGCAAAAAATGGTGAAATAGTTTTAGTTGCAATGGAAGATTGGCCTGAAAAGGCAGATTCTCCTTTCGGAAGTGTTATTAAAGTTCTCGGAATGCCGGGCGAACACAATACAGAAATCCACGCTATTCTTGCACAATACGGTCTTCCGTATGAATTTCCACCAGAAGTTGAGGCCTACGCTAATAAAATTGATACTTCCATAAAAGCTTCAGAAATTAAAAAGCGTCGCGATATGCGTAAATCTTTAACATTTACGATAGATCCAAAAGATGCAAAAGATTTTGATGATGCGCTTTCTTTCGAAAAATTAGACAATGGAAACTATGAAATTGGAATTCATATTGCAGACGTTTCGCATTATGTAACACCAGGAAATGAGTTGGATGATGAAGCTTACGAACGTGCAACTTCAGTTTATTTGGTAGATAGAGTTGTACCGATGCTGCCTGAAATTCTCTCAAACAATGCGTGTTCCCTTCGTCCAAACGAAGAAAAATATACTTTTTCCGCAGTTTTTGAGATGAATCAAAAAGCAGAAGTCGTAAAACAATGGTTTGGAAAAACGGTAACGTATAGTGATGCTCGTTTCGCGTATGAAGAAGCGCAGCACGTAATTGAAAATCCAAAAGAAGAAACACATATAATTCCTTCAAATATTTCAATAACAGATAAGCAATATACTGTTAAACCAGAAATAGCCGAAGCCATTCTTGAAATGGATCGTTTGGCAAAAACTTTACGTACAAAACGTATGCGTGCCGGTGCTATTTCTTTTGATAAGGTTGAAGTAAAATTCATCCTTGATGAACAAAGTAATCCCGAGGGCGTTTACTTTAAAGAAAGTAAAGACGCCAACAAGATGATTGAGGAATTTATGCTTTTAGCTAACCGAAGTGTAGCCGAATTCATAGGAAAACAACAACCAAAAAAGACTTTTGTATATCGAGTTCACGACGAACCAGATGACGAAAAAATTGCGGCTTTAGAAAATATAATTAAACGTTTTGGTTATAAATTAAACACAAAAGATCGCCATACAACAGCAACTTCAATGAACAAACTTTTAAAGGATGTTCAAGGTAAAAAAGAACAAAATCTAATTGATACTCTTACCATCCGAAGTATGAGTAAGGCAATGTACACCACGCATAACATTGGTCATTACGGTTTGGCGTTTGATTATTATACACATTTCACCTCGCCAATTCGTCGTTATCCTGATGTAATGGTGCATAGATTGTTGCAACATTATTTAGAAAACGGAAAATCTGCAAAAGAAGAAGAATACGAAGAAAAATGTGGGCATAGCAGTGATATGGAAAGCCTTGCAACAAATGCAGAGCGCGATAGCATCAAGTATATGCAGGTAAAATATATGCAGGATCATAAAGACGAAGAATTTTTAGGAGTAATTTCAGGCGTTACAGAATGGGGCGTTTATATAGAAATTATAGCAAATAAATGTGAAGGAATGGTCCGTTTGCAAGATATGAGTGACGATCGTTACGAATTTGATAGAGAAGAATTTGCAGTAATCGGTCAACGAACTAATAAAGTTTATCAGCTTGGCGATGAAGTTTATGTAAAAGTGAAAAATGCAGATTTAGTAAAGAAACATTTAGATTTCACGATGTTGGGACATGAAAAGGATTATAAAAACTAA
- a CDS encoding cation diffusion facilitator family transporter: MPHNHSHSDNHSHNHAHPDLKGKKLLLSIVLNIAITVAQVIGGLISGSLSLLSDALHNFSDVLSLIVSYIADRFSKKDASVSKTFGYKRAEIIAAFVNSVTLIIVAVYLIYEATTRFFNPHFIESGLVIWLAIFGIVFNGFSVLLLHKESKSNMNMRSAYLHLFTDMAASVAVLIGGLLMKYYEWFWVDSFLTVLIALYLLVMGYYLLKTSFKVLMLFTPDELNLEVVNDAVCKIPEIKNMHHIHIWQLNEQETHLEAHLDFHEDVTLSEFDAVLTKVEELLYQDFGINHVTIQPEHQKDDPKDIIVQD; this comes from the coding sequence ATGCCTCACAATCACTCACATTCCGATAATCATTCACACAATCATGCCCATCCCGATTTGAAGGGTAAAAAGCTGTTGCTTTCTATTGTTTTGAATATAGCGATAACCGTTGCACAAGTTATTGGTGGATTAATTTCGGGGAGCCTTTCCTTACTTTCGGATGCGCTTCATAATTTTAGCGATGTTCTTTCTTTAATTGTTAGTTACATTGCAGATAGATTTTCAAAAAAGGATGCTTCCGTTTCCAAAACTTTTGGTTACAAACGAGCTGAAATAATCGCTGCTTTCGTCAATTCTGTTACTTTAATTATTGTTGCTGTTTATCTTATTTACGAAGCTACAACTCGTTTTTTCAATCCTCATTTTATTGAAAGTGGCTTGGTAATTTGGCTTGCCATTTTCGGAATCGTTTTTAATGGTTTCAGTGTTTTATTGCTTCATAAAGAATCTAAAAGCAATATGAATATGCGCTCTGCATATCTGCATTTGTTCACAGATATGGCAGCATCGGTTGCTGTTTTGATAGGTGGTTTATTGATGAAATATTACGAATGGTTTTGGGTTGACAGTTTTTTGACAGTTTTGATAGCGCTTTATTTATTGGTTATGGGTTATTATTTGTTGAAAACCTCCTTTAAAGTATTAATGCTTTTTACGCCAGATGAATTAAATTTGGAAGTAGTAAATGACGCCGTTTGTAAAATTCCTGAGATAAAGAATATGCACCATATTCATATTTGGCAGCTTAATGAACAAGAAACACATTTGGAAGCGCATTTAGATTTTCACGAAGACGTTACCCTTTCAGAATTTGATGCTGTGCTAACTAAAGTTGAAGAATTGCTTTATCAAGACTTCGGAATTAACCACGTAACCATTCAGCCCGAACACCAAAAAGACGATCCAAAAGATATTATTGTTCAAGATTGA